The genomic region GGGTAAGGTCAAATGGGTTCGACTTGCCACCCAACCCATATGCAGTAAAAGATTTCTTCATCTTTTACATCAATGcataatcttaaaaatatatattagtcCATCTTTTAAGCAACCATTCATCAAGAAAagaaacaaattaaataaacaaatttGTATGCATGATCTTAATTGAAACACCCAAATAAAAAGATAGTAAAAATTATGTAAGAATCCAAGATTATTTAATTTTTTATACATATGCAGGAATATAATGAATAAGAAGGAAAGAAACTAACTTTGTATTCAATGAGGTTGTGAAGTGAACAGAAagaatgaagaaaacagcaactaatGTTTTGGTGGCTAATACCACTTCATTCTTCTTTCCCATTATGAACCTGCAAAACATTCAATAAATAAGTACTAATTAACACATAACAACAATTCAAAGTAAATGTATAATAACTGTAGTTTAGATTGTTAATGACGAAAATCAATTACCTTTAAAACAAGATATGTTGTTTTAATGTTTTTGAGCTTATGAATTGAACCATAAAGTCAAAGAACACGAACAAAACCGGCCTGTTTGAGAATCTAGCCAAAATAGTGTTTTTATGTGGGGTGGGGTGTGGGGCAGTATATACCAATCGTTACAAATAAACTTGAtacgattataattataattgtaatcccAATAACTTAACACGCTTTATTCCCTCAAAAGGAACGGATTTGATATTTATAATGTAACGAATGGACGAATTATGGTGAGTTTAGGTAGGTTTTAATATATTAGGTGTGCAACCCTTACGAAAATTCAATTTTCAAGGTTGACTGATTTTTTTTCAATTCTGACAAAAGATGTAGTAGTTGATAAATAATTTGGTAATAACGCATTTAAAGAAAAGATCAATTTAAATGGGGGAATAAACACTTGGTTGATTTCAAGCTGGTGTGTTAGGTCACTTACGAGATTTATACTCCCAGATTTCATTCCAAATATATACTATAAATTTGACAAGTAAACTTTACTACACGTTTGTAGATAATCAATTATATACAAAGTTACAAACCTCTAAAATATGATTCCCATTTAGTGTATATGGAGAAAATTGAAAGTGATATATATTTAATACTAGATTTTAGAGTCCATGCGTTGCACGACAGCTCTTAATCAGAGGAATCGAAAATGTAAAAATTGATAGCAAATTATCGTTTGATAAAATTACGAAATCGAAAACCTCCattacatagtttttaattaaataactacATCACCATAAGTTGTTTAGATAACAACATCACCAACAGTACGTAGCACGTTTATAAGTAACTACATAACCAAATGTTGAAtaacttgtgacgacccgaaaattttcgaccaaatttaaacttgatctttatgtgatctcgacatgataagaaagtctgtaagattgagtctcgaaaactttggaaacagtttacatgaatgcatttgcccttttgactattcccgacgatccaCGAACcaataattgtaaataaatgtgtatacggaaaaatataaatatatgtatataaaataatttggCATAATAATATATGAATTAATTGCTTAAACTAAATATGAAAAATATGACACAAAAATAtttaagttgtaattaaaataaataaatataaagacatacgatttctatacataattattatatgtatattgggatacatataaaagttatagatattatataatacataattaataatatgtaatattaatatattagatataattacaagttaaggatatagtatcataatattagtattattattttcattattattattattaatactaatatcaatataagtattcattatattattattattattattgttatatttgtaattaataaattctaataatctagggttatcataataaagatcctcattataattattactataagAAAGATTGGAATTACAAATTATCataatcttgtggcttattaaatatcatgattattatatatgaattaaacctatgaactcaccaaccttttggttgacactttaaagcatgtttattctcaggtatgaaagaaatcttccgctgtgcatttgctcattttagagatattacttggagtcattcatgacatatttcaaaagacgttgcattcgagtcgttgagttcatcaagattattattaagtcaattatagttggatatatattgagatggtatgcatgtcgtcaactttcgatgtaatgaaatattgtcttttcaaatatgaatgcaatgtttgtaaaaatgtatcatatagaggtcaagtacatcgcgatgtaatcaactgttatgaatcgtttataatcgatatggacttcgtccggatggattaagacgggtcatcacagttggtatgagagcggtggtcgtagcgaaccaggtcttgcattagtgtgtctaactaggaattgttatgatacattagtaagtctggacttcgaactagtagttgttaggttatattaataagtctggacttgaacctggtctgcatgtcaaaaagttttgcttatcatttggtgtcgaaaattatctgcttatcattcttagtctaaacacgtattactgcattgattgcatgaatagtgtatagataaaattcatatcttagcgtatctgctaaatcatatcttatcgcatctattactgtaaactttgcctgacatatcctgtAAATTCTGCCGTAATCTACGAAACTGTAacacccctgattttttttttatacagcggaagacctggttattatatatatattatataaaatccacatgattataatatacacgttaatatttaaaagtctgggtgttatattaaatattacaataacttttaatataaaggacacgacatcagagttttcgactttgtcaaacatatcttccagcatcccatcttcaccATGATGACTAGCATACAataaatccataacctgcagggaagatgtgggggattagcacgaagctaagtgagtgccacTAACTACAggcatagcatacagaagtgttatactaatcatgtcacatagtctaacacacaaacatcacccaagtgccgtctacagagactctggcggctcgggcaaaccattaaccaccagctgatcggactggggcttaccagaagttcctccaccaacgtatgtatatacataatccacacgcgacggatgcatcattcacatgtatatacaccacggttgtttaggcaaccacatgaggaacccaacccacaggttgatctctcctaccgaggcaaccacacaatagggacacactaggatccaacagacaagcatcaactaacatgcagtcatcacaacatactaactaactgtatcagtaagtataactaacaagcatggcagtcataatataacatgctactctatactatatttcacagttagtcccactcaccgataccggcagcactcggtagtctaatgtcaccgagtcttcctcgtccatatcacctgagaacaaatacTGAATAAGTTAATAATCGTATTCCAATACTAACTATATCACGATCAAAGTATATATAAACTAACACTTAAGCACATAACAACTGGTCcatcaaccgtacgagtaacactctcactcgtacgtttgagaacactcaaccgtacgggtgacaacttactcgtacgtttgaTCTATGACCATACATCATACAGTGACTAATCTGATtcgtacggttcaccacacgagtgaccggtgactcgtacgagtcacatctcaaccgtacgtatcatcataatcaaatcatACATTTCCATCACTACTCACTCACACGGTTCACCACATGGGTGACtatctcaaccgtacgagtgaaggctcactcgtgcgagtgatgaagaacattagcagcaactgtaacgaccctggtttttccaacgttatttattaataattattattattaatacgtgtgattaatcgaatgtatgttattacatttacatgttgctttgattgcccgtacttgaactttaaatgcccgaaacgtctttgtgacacccggaacttgcacggataatattttaagatattatttacattcatgattaattttattgatcattttaattaactaaagctattagttagttacttgggcttaacttggacttttattggattacttgctaactacttgcaacttgggccttttaagtgatgatggacttgtgtaagcccaccctacttatgctAATGGACATTTAGCCCAACTCTTTCAACATGTAAGTATTAGTTTAAACATGAACTAGCTAGTTAAAGGCTTTTGGAATATAgttggctcactatccccatgcaaCCTATCCTTTTAACCAACTTTAAGCCTCTTTACATGTTAATATCCACCAAACTTCTTCCTCCCCCCCCCCCCTTGTTTTCTGCTGGCCGATGGTTTAAGGCCCCATTAGGGGTGCCTTTTGCCTTCATTCTTCACTTCATACACTCTTGTTTACTCttccaaaaacacacacactttacttgcaattttcttctctctttttctctcaagttctttgttctttgtaagtaatttgaagacatttcttcttcttctttctccctAAAAACCGTGGCCatgagacccataatcatcatcatcatttgttgtagttacttgttcttgttaaagaTTCATTACTTatagtttacttacttgttgtagctacttacatgctttcaagaatcaaactttctagtcttgattcttcataatatcttgtagaattcaagaacattcaagaacataatctatctagttatgttctacatattttgtttcaaagatttaaagttcatagttgtagaaactcattacttgtaagttcttgaagtaactttaaagttacttcacttaaagatcaacttgggttgaatctttaaaagtatgagcaactatgaaccattttcttatttagttagttttctactttatttgtttcTAAGATTACAAGTTCTTGTTGtttaaaatcatacttgcaagtcatggaagtgaacttcaagtttactttccttaaagatcaagacttaggcttgaatctttaaagtatgaacaacacttgGACTAGCAACTTGTTTACTTAACTTGTTTACTTCATTTTTGCACCTTATTTACATATTGTTAGTTTGtttggtcaagaactacaagttagtcttgatctcatttctcttgaacaaaagttaactttatttaagtttcaagaacaaggaagtgtaacttactagttatgacttCATAAACTTGCAAaggatctaagttatctagcttatggtcttctaaatttgtcataaacaaaagctataaagcttacatacactttactagttgttgatttaagtttataacttgtttttactactAAAGTTcgtgtaagtgttgaaactaagccttgatgtaaccttggttcatcaacacacttacaacacttgcacttgagttatgatggacaaaccttggtcaaaatgatgttaacacatcaacgagttgtacacttgaagctatacgcatcaagaatgagaaccgtgatgaacatcaagcaccgagacaaccggaactctccaaaacccactgttctgtccaaaacctactgacctggtgcttctggaacagaccgatagacctgggctgttctaaccttgatttttagatagaacttttcgagtagataacttttcatataggattcgtcttaatccgagttacggtttaggatttatggccctccgatcgttaccatgtcctttaacgttgtgcagaaatttctgacctactcgcacttagaccgtcgccacggtcaaaccaagacgagtttgcttctgtaaattttaccacacttaagggactcatatacggagccatgaccactggtctcaccttaattcagtaagggtagaggccgtggtgactgaccgaagtcagcctttgttttaaacgactttcataaacgagtcttacttgttaccttttgtttaatgatgattgatgatgacccttatgaccttaattacgtacttgtaaaccttttgagacgacttattgacttagtgctatttgacttaggttgaggacgtttggaccgttacttgcacaccattttcccgactactactttaccgctactactatcattgtgagttatagcattccctttttactttaacttattttgggaactgagaatgcatgcggattttatgttttacatactaggcacgagtacttaaactttatatatgtgtgggttatataacggcagaaacattccctttagctcggtaacgtttaatcattggtttttgaaccgtgaacgcgaatcttagatatggatccatagggtttgacatccccactcgggctagtagcgctagcatttaacgagtgtttaatacttcgaggttatacgcacttgccaagtgcactttaagggggtacattaaacgttaagttagttaccgggtgcccacggttaagcatatacttttacatacttttgaaacgctcgttgtagcactgaaatctcgtggcctacttacattactgttatacttaaactatagctcaccaacctttgtgttgacctttttaagcatgtattttctcaggtgcttgaagtcgcttccgctatcttactagtcgtgctgtagaacccgctgcctagagttgttatcgcatgactacttatgttgcattcaaactttttacttatgaacttatgttatgtaacgagcattatggtcacgtacacttatttaatgcttctacttagtgaagcatacttttgatttgtaaaacaattgacgtatgttatgacgtcacttttattaatgaatgcaaactctgtttttaaagcgcatatagtacttaaccttgtaatgatcctgttgttgatggtccgtacatgatgatttagtacggggcgtcacatttggtatcagagccaggttgtagggaattaggatgcattagtgagtctaaggccgacccgagtaggattcactaatagggctaatctacaacttgttagtttacttgtttccgctgaacttactgcatgctgctgcttactgttactgctatatgccgtatgctactacgtgatttcactactgcatgctattacttgctttcgattgcatgctagtttcgtacgattactgatattgccatgctacttattgttatacatgatttaaactgttggcctattatttgcttgctttatgacatactgacatggaaaatttatttttccttgttcagatgtcggacgttccacctactgacatcccgagcggctcaggccccgttgttccacccactactgcacctgttgctgctgctgctgctgccgacattccggccccgacacccactggcgaccccggcgcctctagttacAAAGTAAAATGAATTTAATTTGCcgtagcagcaacaacaacaacaacaacaaaaactcaATATCACATAAGTGATGTATGAagaaggtgagatgtagacaattcttcctCTATTCGAGAATAaatacaagtcatttctccacccagaatgAAAACACACTTAAAAGTAGATAAAGTCATCTTTTTctcttcgacggataaagagattgcttccgcgtGACCTCCGGCCAATAGGTaggaaaaaaattttaaaaaaattaaataacattaaaaataaaatttagactccatgaaaatggtaaaattaaaTTTCTATGGATTTCAAattctgcctgaaatttaatttaaactctaaaagtcagttaagtcgtcaataaatcgacgttCGCTATGTATTAATTTGATACATAATCACTATAACTCGTAAGAAAAGATTATTTTAAAAACACTTGTCATTATAGAGAGTCATCATaaaacatttgaaaaaggctcttTACCAATGTAAAACATATTTTATTCCCCTTGAAGTTAAACAACATAGAATGAGAACATTCATAagaacaaaacaaaaacaaaaacaactaTTATCTTCATAATCATGCTTTTTTACCATCATAACACACATACATGTaaattaaaaaacaaaaagatAAAAAGACATAGAATTTAAAATGCAGAAACATAAAGAACTTTGATTAAACTCTGATTTTTAAGTCTCTTATCATCCTtccatattaaatattaatattaatcttgatcacCATAAGCATTGTACTGATTGAATTGATCCCATCCTTGAATTCCATTATTCCAATTATTGAGACTTCCATTTTCATAATTTCCAGCTCCATTTCCATCCGCTGAAGCTATCGTTAAATCCGCATTCACCGATCCAAAATTGTTGTCGATGAACCACTCAGTAGCCAAACCACCATTATTATCTCTTTTAAACTCATCATTCATCGAGTTTTGAGAGGAGGGTTCAAGATTTTGAAACAAAATAGGCTGCAGCTTCTGAGCTGGTTGAGGTATAGCAACAATTTCGTTCTGATGATTAATTTGCAGCTCAGTTTCAACTCCATGTCCACCAACACCAACATCATTTCCGCCACGTCCACCGAACATCTCCGCCAATCGTTGTTGCTGCagcttttgatgtaaattttggttCATAGAACTCAGAGATTCAATTGAGGAAGCAACATGATTAGGAACACCAACTTGTTGAAAGCTTCCATGCAATTGAGGTGGATTATGTTTGATCAAAGGGAGACGAAACCCTAATGGTTgatcaagattcatgaaaggtggttgattgattgaagatgatgaagaatattgggtTAACCCATTTAGTTGAAAGTCCATAGCTGGTTGTGAGAGACCACTTAACAAATTCAACCCTCCAATATCTAAAGAGGAGTCTTTGAAGGAAGAAGAATCACCATTAATGATGAATCTTGAAGAACTTGATCTAGTTTTCTTGCTCTTCCTACAACCGCCACCGATTGGCACATTACGAAGGGCCCCGCCTTTAGTCCAATACCTTCTACATGTCTTGCAAAAGTGTCTAGGCTGAGTGAGGCTGTAATTATTGTAATAGCAAAACTTTGTGTTTGGTGAATCACATCTAGGACATTTAAGGGTTTGTTCCGGAGGCTTCAAAGAAGATGTTTTTCGACCAGCACCACCGCCGTTTGAACCGCCACCAATAGAGGTTTGGATATCATCTTTTGTAGGTCGGTTCGGTGGTGTGGTTTTGTTGTCTACAGACATGATGCCAAATGGATTAAATtgagaaaaaaagaaaagaaaagtaaCCCTAATATTTAAGTAAAAGAGAGAGAGAAATTGAATATCCTATAGAAGAGGGAAAGCTATGAATTGAATGGCTTCATGTTTGagattgaaattaaaatgtaagagGAGGATGTTGATGGGCACTTGTGAAGTTCATCAATTTATAACAAGAATTAAGAAGCCTTCTATTTTCAGAAAGAATTATAGGCTGTCTTTACAAGGTTAGATCCTAAGTAATATACTCGTATATAGCTACACAAAACATGCACAATGTGAAACGTACAATTAAATTTTGCTTTTCATCATGATATTTTATATGATTATTGAAGATTGATGAACTTTTAAATTAACCAAGTATTTATCTTGTGAAAAGCTTGTGAGTGTAACAAACTAACAAACACTGAACCCATATGCTAAATATACAAATTTCTTGCTATATTTAGTATTTAAATAGTGTGAACATTGATTCATGGAGGAATTGTGCATATGAGTTGTCTTAAATCTTTGTACTTCTAATTTAAGTATAATAAAAAACAATTAATAACTCACATGCATTACATATATACTTACTGTTTACATTTTCTCACACCTGATCGAATCAGTGAATTTTTTACACCAATCAGATTTTACTGAAACTTATAAATCATGTGACAATAATTGTTATAAACAACATGTTAATCATGTTTAAGCTAACTTATATTCAATATTTggttagttttattataattattatcgtaCATTAAAGAGCGTAACAGATGCATGGTTTTCTTCTGGCAACCAATTAAGAATGTCATTTTGTATAACTAAACGGATATATAGCTTGGCATCACAAGTATAACACCAGGAATAATGAAGCATGAGTTATGTTAGTATCATAAATTGAAATTGTCATTTTCTTAAAATAACTACAATACTAGATATATATAGCAATAAAGTTAGAAAACAAggaataaataattataaatatatatacagctAACTCACATCACATGTTATATACAACTACATGATACTACTCAATACAATGTGACTTGAGTTTCAtgctttataatttatatatttatttcagtTCTAGGAATCACGAATGATATTTCTGATGATAAAAAGAATTAATAAGTAATAAACTTAATAAACCAGATATTTCATTTGATAAGCTTAATTAGCCATCAGCCTTCGCGGGTGGGTGGGTTGGGTTGCCAAAGGCAATACAGGGTTAGCGTGTCTATGCTGATCTACATATTTTGTGACGATATTTCAtgtgatatatattattatattgcaTTTGATTACATAAAATAAACTTTTCACTTCATAAAGGATCTTGAAGAGTATTATACTCAGTGCCAGACGATCGGGTACATGAGAGAGGTGCCCCGTCCCTTAAAAATTGAGTACTTACACTTAACTATTGTGACATTCATAATATttatgagttaaaaaaaaaaaaaaaaaattaagcccCCAAAAATTGCAACAATatctagtattattattcttaCCCCCAAGAAAAAGTTTCGAGTTCCGCCACTGATTATATCATAATTTGTTGACCATAATGTTTACGTTGCACGCTTTAAAGTCATCGTTAAGGTTAGGACATCAACAGTgaaaaataaaagatttaattttttttttaaaattctcaCGTTTGGATGAAATACTTTGATCCAAAACTATCAAACGAATATTTTGAGTGTAATAATGGTGTGACAAGATAGTGTTTACCCTCTCAGATTGGATCAAATTCCCTCACAACCAAATATACTGGTTTCCTGCGATGacagaaatttttttaaaaatttattcaACTTTCGTATGATTGTTGAAGTTGCATGAGAGCTAGTATTTAAATTATGCATCCTTTCAGGCTTATAAAATCGATTATAGGCTGGATAAACGTATTTCCAGTAGTGGTGTCAATTTGGGTCTGGTGGGGCTGAGATTGGTGGATCATAATTAGCACCCCGCTTGAATtctatttaatttgatataaacaggtttacAGGTCGAACATACCCAATTCGATTAGGTAAACAAGTCAAATGAGTTTTTGGTTGACATGTTAATTTTGGGTCGCACGTGTCAATCATGACGGGCTAGTTTTATAGTTGGTGGGTAGATCTTGGGTAAATCAGTTCAAATTATACAGGCGAGTGTTGATCGGTGGCTTTTGGCTAGCTGAAACCGGGTCAAATGGGTAAAGTTTGACGAGTTGTTGAGTCAAACCCGTTAACCCTCACCCAAACTCGACCTAATTTGAGATTCAACCGTTAAAACAAATAgtaattacaatacttaaaacgacCCATACTATGTCAAAACCATCAATTTACAACTTACACATCAATGGATTGAACTTTTCATTTCTTTTATATCTACTCAGGACAAACATACGCAACTATATGCAAAATATACTTtcatctatctatatatctatgtataaaatataaattaaaaaatatataatttaaattctaTGAACGAGGAGGACCTTCTAAACGAATATAATCATACATAACCCCTCTAAAAGGACTCAAACCTCTAGTTTGTGATAAATACATTATGTTCCTTCCGGCTCGTAGTTGAGTATGCATAACATTGATACCATATAACCAATATAGCCCATGAATACCATGTCGCGCAATCGCATTATCCCTCCCAATTAGCCCTGTTGTAAAAAAGGGCATCACCCCTCTCAGGTCATTGATCCGTACCTgaaaaaaaggtaaaaaaaaagaaagaaagaaagaaagaaagatcaGTAACTGATatccttttgtaatatatatatgcaTGTAGCATTGATTGATTGATTTATTGATTGATTGATTACACGTACTTGCAGTTCTGCTGAGGTGGCAGAGGCCAATGCTAGTTGTAGTGTATAGTTACCAGTAGTAACTTTGTCAAGATCAAACAAAACAGTCCACGTAGTCGGAATGTATGTCTTATTTCCAACATTCCTGTTAACATGTGCGAAAAACCAGTCTGTTTTATAATCGTTAAAACCAACTGTGTAGACCAAATCTCTATCAGGGTACAGATCAGTGTATCGATCCCACAAGCCGTATTGCCTAAACCTGAAGTAATATAATTTCAGATATTATCACATAGAATTATTTTTTGGATTTAGCTAACGGCAGCCCTAAGGGCTGTCGGTAACATGCTTTATATTATTGTACAATTTGAAAACCGCCAGTTAGAAAGTGATAGATAACCGCTATGTACAATAATTTAATGCATGTTA from Rutidosis leptorrhynchoides isolate AG116_Rl617_1_P2 chromosome 9, CSIRO_AGI_Rlap_v1, whole genome shotgun sequence harbors:
- the LOC139867669 gene encoding dof zinc finger protein DOF5.7-like, with the protein product MSVDNKTTPPNRPTKDDIQTSIGGGSNGGGAGRKTSSLKPPEQTLKCPRCDSPNTKFCYYNNYSLTQPRHFCKTCRRYWTKGGALRNVPIGGGCRKSKKTRSSSSRFIINGDSSSFKDSSLDIGGLNLLSGLSQPAMDFQLNGLTQYSSSSSINQPPFMNLDQPLGFRLPLIKHNPPQLHGSFQQVGVPNHVASSIESLSSMNQNLHQKLQQQRLAEMFGGRGGNDVGVGGHGVETELQINHQNEIVAIPQPAQKLQPILFQNLEPSSQNSMNDEFKRDNNGGLATEWFIDNNFGSVNADLTIASADGNGAGNYENGSLNNWNNGIQGWDQFNQYNAYGDQD